The Ornithorhynchus anatinus isolate Pmale09 chromosome 1, mOrnAna1.pri.v4, whole genome shotgun sequence genome includes a window with the following:
- the LOC100086374 gene encoding alpha-1-antichymotrypsin-like isoform X1, whose amino-acid sequence MAGEGGRGRKRNWLGASPVPPPLLLLGVLPEARIGYKGPEGKEKESGAPSWWVVPRIRGVERCVTAKLPRLGSGRMQASLFLCLLAAELGAAVVAIASSEHQHHRVKNYPLLLPKEDQSSDATLPSYQIAQSNRDFAFSLYKQLVTEGPGKNVFFSPLSISTSLAMLSLGAQSATLTQILEGLCFNLSHISEREIHEGFQHIVRTLNLTSNDLEINMGNSLFVRKQMKLQEKFQGDLQRLYAAEALSTNFKDSAGAEKQINDYVEKKTRGRIVELVKDLDETTAMVLVNYIFFKAKWKTPFDPRDTQEKDFFVDDTTIVTVPMMTQKKASHRFLHDEELACLVLEMNYKGNASALFILPDEGKMKLVEEALTRETITRWNNQLRRRHMILIFPKFSISGHYGLETILPKLGIHDVFTTQADLSRISGNRNLKVSKVFHRAVLDVGEKGTEAAAATGIKIMYKSAPFIPPLVVHFNKPFLMYVFDKLTGSILFLGKVVNPTLK is encoded by the exons atggcaggagagggaggaagaggaagaaaaaggaactgGCTTGGTGCTTCTCCTGTCCCCCCTCCACTGCTGCTTTTGGGGGTTTTACCGGAAGCCAGGATTGGATACAAGGGGCCTGAGGGTAAGGAAAAGGAGAGTGGTGCCCCCAGTTGGTGGGTCGTGCCCAGGATCAGGGGTGTCGAGAGGTGTGTGACTGCCAAACTGCCCA GGCTGGGATCGGGGAGAATGCAGGCCTCCCTCTTCCTGTGTCTGCTGGCTGCCGAGCTCGGTGCGGCTGTTGTCGCCATTGCGTCCAGTGAACACCAGCATCACCGGGTCAAAAACTACCCCTTGCTGCTGCCCAAGGAAGATCAATCATCAGATGCAACACTACCCAGTTATCAAATAGCTCAGAGCAATAGAGACTTTGCCTTCAGCCTGTACAAGCAATTGGTCACAGAAGGGCCAGGCAAGAATGTCTTCTTCTCTCCACTGAGCATCTCAACCTCCCTGGCCATGCTGTCTCTGGGCGCGCAGTCCGCCACCCTGACCCAGATCCTGGAGGGTCTCTGCTTCAACCTCTCCCATATCTCAGAGAGGGAGATCCACGAGGGCTTCCAGCACATTGTCCGAACCCTAAACCTGACAAGTAATGATCTGGAAATCAACATGGGAAACAGCCTCTTCGTAAGGAAGCAGATGAAACTGCAGGAGAAGTTTCAGGGTGACCTGCAGAGGCTGTATGCTGCAGAAGCTCTCTCCACCAACTTCAAGGACTCTGCAGGGGCAGAGAAACAGATCAATGACTATGTGGAAAAGAAGACCCGAGGAAGGATAGTAGAATTAGTTAAGGACCTGGATGAAACAACTGCGATGGTGCTAGTGAACTACATTTTCTTTAAAG CCAAGTGGAAGACACCTTTTGACCCCAGAGACACTCAAGAGAAAGACTTCTTTGTAGATGACACCACAATTGTGACAGTCCCCATGATGACCCAAAAGAAGGCATCCCACAGATTTCTCCACGACGAGGAGCTGGCCTGTCTGGTCTTGGAAATGAATTACAAAGGCAATGCCTCGGCCTTGTTCATTCTCCCTGATGAAGGAAAAATGAAACTGGTGGAAGAGGCCCTCACAAGAGAAACAATCACGCGATGGAACAATCAACTTCGGAGAag GCATATGATCTTGATTTTTCCAAAGTTTTCTATTTCTGGTCATTATGGATTGGAGACGATACTTCCCAAACTAGGCATCCATGATGTATTCACTACTCAGGCTGATCTGTCCAGAATCAGTGGGAACAGGAACTTAAAGGTTTCTAAA gtgtttCACAGAGCTGTGctggatgtgggagagaagggcaCAGAAGCAGCAGCGGCCACAGGCATAAAAATAATGTACAAGTCAGCACCGTTCATTCCTCCCCTAGTTGTTCACTTCAACAAGCCCTTCCTGATGTACGTTTTTGACAAACTCACTGGGAGCATTCTCTTCCTGGGAAAAGTTGTCAACCCAACCCTAAAATAA
- the LOC100086374 gene encoding alpha-1-antichymotrypsin-like isoform X3 — protein MQASLFLCLLAAELGAAVVAIASSEHQHHRVKNYPLLLPKEDQSSDATLPSYQIAQSNRDFAFSLYKQLVTEGPGKNVFFSPLSISTSLAMLSLGAQSATLTQILEGLCFNLSHISEREIHEGFQHIVRTLNLTSNDLEINMGNSLFVRKQMKLQEKFQGDLQRLYAAEALSTNFKDSAGAEKQINDYVEKKTRGRIVELVKDLDETTAMVLVNYIFFKAKWKTPFDPRDTQEKDFFVDDTTIVTVPMMTQKKASHRFLHDEELACLVLEMNYKGNASALFILPDEGKMKLVEEALTRETITRWNNQLRRRHMILIFPKFSISGHYGLETILPKLGIHDVFTTQADLSRISGNRNLKVSKVFHRAVLDVGEKGTEAAAATGIKIMYKSAPFIPPLVVHFNKPFLMYVFDKLTGSILFLGKVVNPTLK, from the exons ATGCAGGCCTCCCTCTTCCTGTGTCTGCTGGCTGCCGAGCTCGGTGCGGCTGTTGTCGCCATTGCGTCCAGTGAACACCAGCATCACCGGGTCAAAAACTACCCCTTGCTGCTGCCCAAGGAAGATCAATCATCAGATGCAACACTACCCAGTTATCAAATAGCTCAGAGCAATAGAGACTTTGCCTTCAGCCTGTACAAGCAATTGGTCACAGAAGGGCCAGGCAAGAATGTCTTCTTCTCTCCACTGAGCATCTCAACCTCCCTGGCCATGCTGTCTCTGGGCGCGCAGTCCGCCACCCTGACCCAGATCCTGGAGGGTCTCTGCTTCAACCTCTCCCATATCTCAGAGAGGGAGATCCACGAGGGCTTCCAGCACATTGTCCGAACCCTAAACCTGACAAGTAATGATCTGGAAATCAACATGGGAAACAGCCTCTTCGTAAGGAAGCAGATGAAACTGCAGGAGAAGTTTCAGGGTGACCTGCAGAGGCTGTATGCTGCAGAAGCTCTCTCCACCAACTTCAAGGACTCTGCAGGGGCAGAGAAACAGATCAATGACTATGTGGAAAAGAAGACCCGAGGAAGGATAGTAGAATTAGTTAAGGACCTGGATGAAACAACTGCGATGGTGCTAGTGAACTACATTTTCTTTAAAG CCAAGTGGAAGACACCTTTTGACCCCAGAGACACTCAAGAGAAAGACTTCTTTGTAGATGACACCACAATTGTGACAGTCCCCATGATGACCCAAAAGAAGGCATCCCACAGATTTCTCCACGACGAGGAGCTGGCCTGTCTGGTCTTGGAAATGAATTACAAAGGCAATGCCTCGGCCTTGTTCATTCTCCCTGATGAAGGAAAAATGAAACTGGTGGAAGAGGCCCTCACAAGAGAAACAATCACGCGATGGAACAATCAACTTCGGAGAag GCATATGATCTTGATTTTTCCAAAGTTTTCTATTTCTGGTCATTATGGATTGGAGACGATACTTCCCAAACTAGGCATCCATGATGTATTCACTACTCAGGCTGATCTGTCCAGAATCAGTGGGAACAGGAACTTAAAGGTTTCTAAA gtgtttCACAGAGCTGTGctggatgtgggagagaagggcaCAGAAGCAGCAGCGGCCACAGGCATAAAAATAATGTACAAGTCAGCACCGTTCATTCCTCCCCTAGTTGTTCACTTCAACAAGCCCTTCCTGATGTACGTTTTTGACAAACTCACTGGGAGCATTCTCTTCCTGGGAAAAGTTGTCAACCCAACCCTAAAATAA
- the LOC100086374 gene encoding alpha-1-antichymotrypsin-like isoform X2, translating to MAGEGGRGRKRNWLGASPVPPPLLLLGVLPEARIGYKGPEGLGSGRMQASLFLCLLAAELGAAVVAIASSEHQHHRVKNYPLLLPKEDQSSDATLPSYQIAQSNRDFAFSLYKQLVTEGPGKNVFFSPLSISTSLAMLSLGAQSATLTQILEGLCFNLSHISEREIHEGFQHIVRTLNLTSNDLEINMGNSLFVRKQMKLQEKFQGDLQRLYAAEALSTNFKDSAGAEKQINDYVEKKTRGRIVELVKDLDETTAMVLVNYIFFKAKWKTPFDPRDTQEKDFFVDDTTIVTVPMMTQKKASHRFLHDEELACLVLEMNYKGNASALFILPDEGKMKLVEEALTRETITRWNNQLRRRHMILIFPKFSISGHYGLETILPKLGIHDVFTTQADLSRISGNRNLKVSKVFHRAVLDVGEKGTEAAAATGIKIMYKSAPFIPPLVVHFNKPFLMYVFDKLTGSILFLGKVVNPTLK from the exons atggcaggagagggaggaagaggaagaaaaaggaactgGCTTGGTGCTTCTCCTGTCCCCCCTCCACTGCTGCTTTTGGGGGTTTTACCGGAAGCCAGGATTGGATACAAGGGGCCTGAGG GGCTGGGATCGGGGAGAATGCAGGCCTCCCTCTTCCTGTGTCTGCTGGCTGCCGAGCTCGGTGCGGCTGTTGTCGCCATTGCGTCCAGTGAACACCAGCATCACCGGGTCAAAAACTACCCCTTGCTGCTGCCCAAGGAAGATCAATCATCAGATGCAACACTACCCAGTTATCAAATAGCTCAGAGCAATAGAGACTTTGCCTTCAGCCTGTACAAGCAATTGGTCACAGAAGGGCCAGGCAAGAATGTCTTCTTCTCTCCACTGAGCATCTCAACCTCCCTGGCCATGCTGTCTCTGGGCGCGCAGTCCGCCACCCTGACCCAGATCCTGGAGGGTCTCTGCTTCAACCTCTCCCATATCTCAGAGAGGGAGATCCACGAGGGCTTCCAGCACATTGTCCGAACCCTAAACCTGACAAGTAATGATCTGGAAATCAACATGGGAAACAGCCTCTTCGTAAGGAAGCAGATGAAACTGCAGGAGAAGTTTCAGGGTGACCTGCAGAGGCTGTATGCTGCAGAAGCTCTCTCCACCAACTTCAAGGACTCTGCAGGGGCAGAGAAACAGATCAATGACTATGTGGAAAAGAAGACCCGAGGAAGGATAGTAGAATTAGTTAAGGACCTGGATGAAACAACTGCGATGGTGCTAGTGAACTACATTTTCTTTAAAG CCAAGTGGAAGACACCTTTTGACCCCAGAGACACTCAAGAGAAAGACTTCTTTGTAGATGACACCACAATTGTGACAGTCCCCATGATGACCCAAAAGAAGGCATCCCACAGATTTCTCCACGACGAGGAGCTGGCCTGTCTGGTCTTGGAAATGAATTACAAAGGCAATGCCTCGGCCTTGTTCATTCTCCCTGATGAAGGAAAAATGAAACTGGTGGAAGAGGCCCTCACAAGAGAAACAATCACGCGATGGAACAATCAACTTCGGAGAag GCATATGATCTTGATTTTTCCAAAGTTTTCTATTTCTGGTCATTATGGATTGGAGACGATACTTCCCAAACTAGGCATCCATGATGTATTCACTACTCAGGCTGATCTGTCCAGAATCAGTGGGAACAGGAACTTAAAGGTTTCTAAA gtgtttCACAGAGCTGTGctggatgtgggagagaagggcaCAGAAGCAGCAGCGGCCACAGGCATAAAAATAATGTACAAGTCAGCACCGTTCATTCCTCCCCTAGTTGTTCACTTCAACAAGCCCTTCCTGATGTACGTTTTTGACAAACTCACTGGGAGCATTCTCTTCCTGGGAAAAGTTGTCAACCCAACCCTAAAATAA